A genome region from Strigops habroptila isolate Jane chromosome 12, bStrHab1.2.pri, whole genome shotgun sequence includes the following:
- the PFDN1 gene encoding prefoldin subunit 1: protein MAAPVDLELKKAFTELQAKVIDTQQKVKLADIQIEQLTKTKKHAHLTDTEVMMLVDETRMYEGVGRMFILQSKGVIHNQLLEKQRIAEEKIKELEQKKSYLERSVKEAEDNIREMLMARRAQ, encoded by the exons ATGGCAGCGCCCGTGGACCTGGAGCTGAAGAAG gcttTCACGGAGCTGCAGGCGAAGGTGATAGACACGCAGCAGAAGGTGAAGCTGGCCGACATCCAGATCGAGCAGCTCACCAAGACGAAAAAGCACGCACACCTCACCGACACCGAGGTCATGATGCTGGTGGACGAGACCCGCATGTACGAGGGCGTGGGGCGGAT GTTTATCCTTCAGTCTAAAGGAGTGATTCATAATCAGCTCTTAGAAAAACAGAGAATAGCCGAAGAGAAAATTAAGGAATTAGAG CAGAAGAAGTCGTACCTGGAGCGGAGCgtgaaggaagcagaagatAACATCCGGGAGATGCTGATGGCACGAAGGGCACAGTAA